The Triticum aestivum cultivar Chinese Spring chromosome 3A, IWGSC CS RefSeq v2.1, whole genome shotgun sequence genome includes a region encoding these proteins:
- the LOC123060477 gene encoding uncharacterized protein, producing MGQGLRGRRRPLRLLFSMIRPLLLLSSTIHGDVGVASSSSGRCASSSHMPGRAIGAPRSVEAVLRHPMLFFASSRAPKAGNRLPASKFSASTSRAACILAKPDSQPCSPSSPRRFNSAAAPSSSGARARAQARPRPTSLCRSVRRPRCRDPPLPCPASLCSRATWVDAVSAPKPLTPRQGTTISSHACAPVLQPSPPHAAGTLASRGRIQPVPGRRKPPHCPCAPVSSLSRSRPPRVFPPRPSR from the exons ATGGGGCAGGGCCTccgcggccgccggcgccctctgcGACTCCTCTTCTCCATGATTCGCCCGCTATTACTCCTCTCCTCCACGATTCATGGTGATGTTGGGGTGGCATCTTCTTCGAGCGGGAGGTGTGCCTCGTCCTCGCACATGCCTGGCCGCGCCATCGGAGCCCCCCGCAG TGTAGAGGCAGTGCTCCGCCACCCGATGCTGTTCTTCGCGTCGTCCCGCGCTCCCAAAGCTGGGAACCGGCTCCCCGCCTCCAAGTTCTCGGCATCGACGTCCCGTGCTGCCTGCATCCTCGCCAAGCCCGACTCGCAGCCGTGTAGCCCGAGCTCGCCAAGGCGCTTCAactccgccgccgcgccatcttCTTCAGGCGCTCGAGCACGAGCACAAGCTCGCCCGCGCCCCACCTCTCTCTGCCGCTCCGTCCGCCGCCCGCGGTGCCGTGACCCGCCACTGCCGTGCCCTGCATCACTCTGTAGCCGCGCCACCTGGGTTGATGCGGTCAGCGCTCCCAAGCCGTTGACCCCGCGCCAGGGGACGACTATTTCCTCCCATGCGTGCGCGCCCGTGCTCCAGCCCTCCCCTCCCCATGCTGCCGGCACACTCGCGTCGCGGGGCCGTATCCAGCCTGTGCCTGGACGACGGAAGCCCCCCCACTGTCCGTGCGCTCCGGTCAGCTCCCTGTCGCGCTCGAGACCTCCTCGAGTCTTCCCGCCGAGGCCTTCCCGGTGA